aagaaatgttataacctaaggttacaaccaattttgtaactaaattttttccATAAAGTAAAAGataagatataaattttatttattaattttagaaagaggactttattttgagatatctcgaaatgaaataaagaactaACAAATTAAGACGAAGAGAATATACTTTTTGGTGCTCTAATGTTATGcaatttaatggttagattttcaaaatgtatatatgaaatcttgtttttcctttttccttctgattACATCGTTAACCGCCCTCATTGATGCGCACTATTTGCTTATGAACTCTGCGCTGattcattttaacatgtacaaatagctatgcatgcaatacatttatcatcatgttccCCAAACCCTAATTTACTTGCACCCACAGAGGCCTTAGATTCATTTCTAACCTTCGTCTTATGAAGATATAAACACCATTTTCGACGTCACGCATAATAGCTAAATCTAGCTTAGTGCctggttttcctcatccaagtagttggattccccataggcttgagtccgaggactatgcaatgccctggttctgtccaaaacctagttttcctcatccaagtagttggtttccccataggcttgagtccgaggactatgcaatgccttggttctgtccaaaacctagttttcctcatccaagtagttggtttccccataggcttgagtccgaggactatgcaatgccttggttctgtccaaaacctagttttcctcatccaagtagttggtttccccataggcttgagtccgtggaccatgcaatgccttggttctgtccaaaacctagttttcctcatccaagtagttggtttccccataggcttgagtccgtggacatgcaatgccttggttctgtccaaaacctagttttcctcatccaagtagttggtttccccataggcttgagtccgtggaccatgcaatgcccctgatccaaaacctagttttcctcatatGAGTCCGTGGATCATGCAATCCAaaagttttcctcatccaagtagttggtttccccataggcttgagtccgtggaccatgcaatgccctgattctgtccaaaacctagttttcctcatcccagtagttggtttccccataggcttgagtccgtggacatGCATGtgcccataggcttgagtccgtggatgccttggttctgtcaaaacctgttttcctcatccaggtagttggtttccccataggcttgagtctgaggactatgcaatgccttggtccaaaacctagttttcctcatccaagtagttggtttccccataggcttgagtccgaggactatacaatgccttggttctgtccaaaacctagttttcctcatccaggtagttggtttccccataggcttgagtccgaggactatgcaatgccttggttctgtccaaaacctagttttcctcatccaggtagttggtttccccataggcttgagtccgaggactatacaatgccttggttctgtccaaaacctagttttcctcatccaggtagttggtttccccataggcttgagtccgaggactatgcaatgccttgattctgtccaaaacctagttttctctttgtgtgggatcttggctttaggggagttagctcctcaaccaagcccctagagtttatccatacgattaacgctatcaagtacctagtttgctctttacgggggaccttggctttaagggagttagctcctcagccaagcccctagtcaagaaacgtagcccctagcagaactttatactagaactctataaccaacggttagaaataacgaagaaactctatcgacccacctcctataccaacacacaagcctttcccacagacggcgccaattgtaaggacacgattcgtggcggaccgtaatggtgtcgggttcgcatgtgaaaaggccctaacaatatcatttgtagagcgtgggtttggaaggctaagccttgatcgacaggcggtgggtttttcgtggtgttcgtacaagtttaagttttccttcacccctggagtctttctcctggaggtgggctgggaggctctggtttttggccatttttcccaaccccctgttggtgcaccttcctttttattatatagtccgtcttggttgatcctgaccctccacttgtaggtcaggcaagagcttatttctgtatccatcccatcaaccgtcccgtctaactttttattagttgcatggatcgaagtttacaccgtccaaacatcttttctcattaatcagctctgggtattggcaggtgcatttactgaagaggggacgcattttccttggtccaatctcacaccctgcttccctatgggccccattccgttcacatccccttgagggggctgtttggggattgcctacaccatggtgttggtcttcccattgaagctctggaatgccgaggataGGGTAAGTTCttagccgttccccttgctacctcggccactgatcattcgtctttggcaagatacctcctcggcacgggccctgggcccagatagagtttgggccggattgcagacctctcggacccacaacaGTCAATAATaaataggcaaaaaaaaaaatttgcaaaatacaTTATCATGTGTAGATAATTGTAAAATGCATTCCTAAGAGTAAAGAGTGACAGAGAGTGGGATATAAACGTGTTTATTGCCATGATACAATtattaaaatcaaacaaatattttttggtgtgGCCTAAATGAGTTCAAATCTTCTGTACACTTTTTGTGTACCACTCTATATTCCATTAATCACTACTTGCCatgttttcattttactttccttataaTATAACTGAATTTTAAAATGGAAAGCAATCATACACATGGTAAGTAATGATTGGTGGAACATAGAATGATACATAAAAAGTGGTACAGAGGATTTGCATTCGACCTAAATAGGTTAGCAGGATAAAATTTGCAACAATAGGCAataatttaagtaatatttttccgatattaaactattaaaaaatatatatttaaatacctatgttataaaaaattttatttaaaatccatTTTATGCTTAATGAgattcaaaattaataataagacTTTTTCTTGGCTAATATCTTGTTTTcaattgataacatgactaatccatttttttttttttttttgacacaatcaatcttaggtttttttattattaattaattatatatatatatatatatataaatttagttAGTCAAGGAGCATTTTTTTCTAATTGTAAagcttcttaaaaaaaaaaaaaaaaaaaaacttttagttctaaacaaaattacaaaccatcaatattttcatctaaattttttataatttatttattacttgtAATTAATTCATCAATAGATCCATTTTAAGAGtcaattaatttgatttttttttttttaaacgatgTTTAtatctaaattcatattttccTAATAGACATTTATAATTAAACATATACACAGTTGATATTGACTCCCTTGCAATTAGTCATGGCCTTAGTCGTTAGTGTTTTAGGATAGGTTTTAAGTTCAAACATTAAGAGGTGACAATGTAATGTTGTTTTGACTCAAGAATATTACTTCTCATCACCTAAAATCATTTGATCCTTAACCCCTAATAAGAAAATGTATGCAATTCTTTAGGCCACCTAGTTGGTCTTCCtttacctttatatatatatatatatatatatatatatatatatatctgtgcgtgtgtgtgtgaggATGTTAGTTGAGCCATTCATGTggttttaattatataaaatagaaaattacaatttaaaaaatatattttaagggGCGTAACAAATTAAAACCACATGAATGGCTCAACTAACATCCTCACCCTCCATCTTTGCCAACATGTGCGGACTAGCGTATGAATAGAGATTGTGAGAAAGAGTTTAGatagaaaggaaataaaatactccctccatttcaatttttttgttttgtttcaaaaattcaatttttcaaggaaatatcatttattattttgtctgTTGTATAAAATGGTATAAGTTTCAAGAACTACCctcattaatttaaattatagaaaaataatagcattgactttttaaataaagtaagaacaaagtttagttataaaattggttataatataaagttataaccttacttaatatttttttactggagttgaattttgacaaatccaccattggattacaacTTCTCattatattctccatgcttgcaaaatttttagaaatttaaatatcaatagctatgttatcaataaattatttaaattgcaagtttttgtagtttaaaattatgcataaaatataaacttatagatcatatagtaaataatatcctattgacacaaaatttgatgtgtattaagagcataaagaacatgcaatttaatggttagattttcaaaatatgtagtaatgtttattttattaaaaaatgttataacctaaggttataaccaattttgtaactaaattttttccATAAAGTAAAAGataagatataaattttatttattaattttagaaagaggactttattttgagatatctcgaaatgaaataaagaactaACAAATTAAGACGAAGAGAATATACTTTTTGGTGCTCTAATGTTATGcaatttaatggttagattttcaaaatatgaagtaatgtttattttattaagaaatgttataatctaaggttacaactaattttgtaactaaattttgttcatAAAGTAAAAGataagatataaattttatttattaatttaagaaaaaagactttATTTTGAGCTATCCCGAAATGAAATAGAGAATTAACAAATTAAGACGAAGAAAATATACTTTTTGGTGCTCTAATGATGAACATTGTCTTAATACTTGTATTGAGATATTATTGacaaattaatttgatttataaGTTATTGGGCCTTTTGTCTGATAGCTCAAGTGATACTTTGTCTGTGGTTCAAATAATCTTATATCTGGTTTCgaaaaaaatatctttatcTCTAAATATCAagtcaaaggaaaaaaagaaaaaaaagaaaagaagaaggttgTTGAGCTTGGTGCAAACTGGATTCAGGTAAGTGTAGTTATTAGGGGCGGTTTGGTAGGGTGTTTTGAGcaacaattttcagtatttaaataacattatatatatttttacatattttttcactcatctgtatttccaaaaaatataaacaacattattagaataatattaccAAATGACCACCGCACACCTTTGATGTGATGGGGGCAAAAGTCGGAGTTCAAATCTCTAGGAGGGggctttacacacatatactttaaaattctataatgtataataaataaataaatgcacaTTACCAAACAGGCCTTTTTGGTTGGTAAGTTGTAACGCTCTAGAGGCTACACgttagcaaaataaataaactgctACAGGCTGTTTGTCCTGACGTGACGCAATCATATAGGCTAGTAGAGGGTACTGGAATGGGATTGGACGTAGAGGAACAGGACCCCAAAAGAAAGGCTttttccaagttccaacaaCCACAGAAAATTAGGAATGGAATGCCAAAAAAATGCCTACGTCAATTCAATataatcaaaaatcaaatcaaatcgtttacttttcatcaaaaaattaaaaaaaatcaaatcgtTTCtgctcaaataataataaaacaatagtAGTAGCATGAAAtgttgaaatttctttttttttttgggtgaaagaAATGTTGAAATTTCAAACTTCACCAGAAATgtctaaacattttttttacatctttaCTTAAAAAGGAAGCTCTTCTCtgttctcacttctcatgaTTTAAATTCCGTTAGATCTCATGACTCAGAAGTCAGCGCCACATCTACATCAGCTTAACTCTATGGCCTATGCATTCATTTCCTCCtcattatttttctctctctctcttaaattaatattttaagagagagagactcttACATTTAATTTGTGGAGTGAGTTTTGATtgaaaggaaagaaggaaaaaagtgGTTGATAATGGAGAAGGAGTTGAGAgcaaaacaagaagaagaagaagaagaagaagagcaaagGTTGGGAAATAATAATgtaatggaaatgaatgaaatagaGCAAAGCAAAGTGGGTATCATGAGAGCCCTTGTTGAAAGAGAAGATCCCTCTGCCAAGgtactttctctttcttttcttttctttttgtcctGTTTTCaattatgatcatttttttaatctttgttctCGTTTTCTTCCCCAtcggcttctttttttttttttttttttttgtctccaaTGGGGTTTTGTGCTTGTGCCAATTATAATGATAGATAAACAAATTTGAGAGTAAAGAAGGCCGCGGGTCAAATCAATTTAATTGGTGATATACTAAATATAgcataaaatttgtttcaaCAATCTAttcaacaacccaaaaaaaattgcaaattttgttCCGcatttattgcaaaaaaaaaaaaaaaaaaaaaagcaatataaaAAGCTTTCAATTTGCATGTCTGGGACATCGAACTTCCATATTGGAAAAATGTCAGAACAGGATCCTTTCCATTTCgattttatttttctggatCTAAGAGCgtaaaaagttcaaatttttaaatacatgTGATTGTATATAGTATGTATACTTTTAGATTTGTAACATATAATTTGAACGGTGAAATGGATCCGTCTCAAATGGAGAGAATCCTTCCCCGAAAAGGTGATGGAAAATTTAATCACAATTTCTGCATTTATGAATCTCAGCTCAATGAACCAGTTTgtatcttaattaattaaagctcAGCTCATGTGTAGACTCAAGTTACAATGTGTTTGATATGTATTTGAATATAGTTTGTTATGGTTATGCAGGATGTGGATGATTTGATGATTCGGAGATTTCTGCGGGCTCGTGATCTAGATATCGAGAAGGCTTCTAACCTATTCCTGAAGTACCTAAGCTGGAGGCGTACATTTGTCCCTAATGGCTCCGTAGCCGCATCCGAGATCTCAAATGAAATAGCCCATAACAAGCTCTTTATGCAAGGCCTGGATAAGAAGGGACGCCCCATCGTGGTTTGCTTTGGTGGCAGGCATAAGCAGAACAATCTAGAGGAGTTCAAGCGTATGTTATATTTCTTGAGTTTCCTTCCTATTCTCTAGCAAATTGAATTTGTGCAATCTCCCTGCTGCAAATAGGAGCTGGTGATTAGATAAATGGAGATGTCTTTACTTTTTGCAGGTTTTGTGGTCTACAGCTTAGACAAAATATGTTCTAGGTAACTTGCTCTCCCCATCTCTACTATTTTATCATTGGAGAGGGAATACCATTGTCTTTGAAgaatcattatattttttaatttgatatgcTGTGTTAATTTGAGGTGTTATATCATCACAAAATAAGATATAAATTGCCAACCCATCTATCTCCTAGAAAGCAGCCTccccaaatttaattttcaaaaaaataaataaatctgcTTTCTCCATACATGACAATTTAGAGCAATAGTAGTTGCGGGTTTGAGCAAAAagttttttggaattttatataACATTTCACATGCCTTTTGTTTTCTAAGCCAAGCAGACCCTAGAGTGATCTCTTATGTGTCCTACATTTGACGAATAAagagtcaattttattttgtagacATCGGTCTTTAATTTTAATAGGCTGTAGTTTATGCATGCGTATGCTGTCTTGGTCTTTCAGAATGCCAAGAGGGGAGGAAAAGTTTGTGTGCATTGGAGATCTTGTAGGATGGGGATACTCGAACAGTGACATTCGAGGATACCTAGCAGCTCTCTCTATCTTGCAGGTTTGATCTATTCCTATATCTAAAATGCCATATTGACTGGTATAACTCAACTAAATAAACCAATGCAATTGAAGTCCACATATTCACCAATCCATTTGTGGGACTTGCTTTTCTAGTTGTGCATGATAAACCAAATGTAGGcaatgataaaattttactttcatagACTAATCGTACAAAACAGGGTTGCACCAGAAAAGCTTGTTatctttaatttgattttttaatgacaGGATTGCTTCCCAGAGAGGCTAGGCAAGTTAATTATAGTCCATGTGCCTTACGTTTTCATGACTGCATGGAAGATGGTTTACCCATTCATTGACAGCAAAACCAAAAAGAAGGTAAAGTATGAGATGTCTTTGATTGCAAGAACTACACATTCAAGCATGTAAATCAACCCTAAGACAAAGAAGCaattatatattacaattatgttttgaaacaaaaacaacaatatatatatatatatatatatatatatatatataagtattaaaCATTTCATCATTGCTCCTTATTTTCAAAATGTCAAAGTTCTACAAGTGGGCTTTTAAATGTTTAAGAGCACATGTTATCCAAAATGCACTGTGCATGCATACTAGAATGGTACAT
This genomic stretch from Quercus lobata isolate SW786 chromosome 3, ValleyOak3.0 Primary Assembly, whole genome shotgun sequence harbors:
- the LOC115982627 gene encoding phosphatidylinositol transfer protein 3, translated to MEKELRAKQEEEEEEEEQRLGNNNVMEMNEIEQSKVGIMRALVEREDPSAKDVDDLMIRRFLRARDLDIEKASNLFLKYLSWRRTFVPNGSVAASEISNEIAHNKLFMQGLDKKGRPIVVCFGGRHKQNNLEEFKRFVVYSLDKICSRMPRGEEKFVCIGDLVGWGYSNSDIRGYLAALSILQDCFPERLGKLIIVHVPYVFMTAWKMVYPFIDSKTKKKIIFVENKKLKSTLLSDIDESQLPDTYGGQLPLVPIQDT